From a single Planctellipticum variicoloris genomic region:
- a CDS encoding prenyltransferase/squalene oxidase repeat-containing protein, whose translation MAKLLILLTALVGCVSTASAQHSDPKGRVSAHKALDWLAGEQHRQGYWEANGGQYRVAMTALAANAMLAEGSTANGGKYSKNIRDAVDYLLDASQPNGLIGYKNDYHYTYGHGFSMLFLSQVFGEEEDSRRRERLKTVLEKAVQFCGEAQTPDGGWGYVSAKDGNNFDEGSTCVTQVQGLRACRNAGIPVPKEVIDRAVEYIRKCTTPEGAVQYSIRGGGPRPPITAAAVACLFNTGETDNDFAQKLLKYCDKEIQISAQGGNLFGHWHYTHYYYSQVIYRLGDEKWNKYYAEISKDIIKKQSADGSWKEGHVGPVYTTAINATILQIDNGFLPIYQR comes from the coding sequence ATGGCAAAACTGCTCATCCTGCTGACGGCGCTGGTCGGCTGCGTTTCGACGGCATCGGCGCAGCACTCCGATCCGAAGGGGCGCGTCTCGGCTCACAAGGCGCTCGACTGGCTCGCCGGGGAGCAGCACCGGCAGGGGTACTGGGAGGCCAACGGTGGCCAGTACCGGGTGGCGATGACCGCGCTGGCGGCGAACGCCATGCTGGCGGAAGGCTCGACGGCCAACGGCGGAAAGTACTCGAAGAACATCCGGGACGCCGTCGATTATCTGCTGGACGCTTCGCAGCCGAACGGGCTGATCGGCTACAAAAACGACTACCATTACACCTACGGGCACGGCTTTTCGATGCTGTTTCTGTCGCAGGTGTTCGGCGAGGAGGAAGACTCCCGCCGGCGCGAGCGGCTGAAAACGGTGCTGGAGAAGGCCGTGCAGTTCTGCGGCGAGGCGCAGACGCCGGACGGCGGTTGGGGGTACGTCTCGGCGAAGGACGGGAACAACTTCGACGAAGGTTCGACTTGCGTGACGCAGGTGCAGGGGCTGCGGGCCTGCCGGAACGCGGGAATTCCAGTGCCGAAGGAAGTGATCGACCGGGCGGTGGAGTACATCCGCAAATGCACGACGCCCGAGGGGGCGGTGCAGTACAGCATCCGCGGCGGCGGGCCGCGACCGCCGATCACCGCCGCGGCGGTCGCCTGTCTGTTTAATACCGGCGAAACCGACAACGACTTCGCCCAGAAACTGCTGAAATATTGCGACAAGGAGATCCAGATCTCGGCGCAGGGGGGGAACCTGTTCGGGCACTGGCACTACACCCATTACTACTACTCGCAAGTGATCTACCGGCTGGGCGACGAGAAGTGGAACAAGTATTACGCCGAGATCAGCAAGGACATCATCAAGAAGCAGTCGGCGGACGGTTCGTGGAAAGAGGGTCACGTCGGTCCGGTCTACACGACGGCGATCAACGCGACGATCCTGCAGATCGACAACGGGTTTCTGCCGATCTATCAGCGGTAG
- a CDS encoding GNAT family N-acetyltransferase, which yields MTSNSPTIRPEQPGDEAGIRQILTAAFPTDLEARLVDDLRAASQLTFSLVATRDDRIVGHVAFSPVTLAGVAVGLGLAPVAVAPEFQRQGFGGALITAGLAIARQSAAPLVVVLGDPAYYSRFGFRPASTWNLHDEYGGGEAFQAIVFDESAVTAEGGLVRYSPEFAIFSGE from the coding sequence ATGACCTCAAACTCTCCCACGATCCGCCCCGAACAGCCCGGCGACGAAGCCGGGATCCGCCAGATTCTCACCGCCGCCTTCCCGACGGACCTCGAAGCCCGCCTCGTCGACGACCTGCGCGCCGCATCTCAACTGACATTCTCGCTTGTCGCCACCCGCGACGACCGGATCGTCGGCCATGTCGCCTTCAGCCCGGTTACGCTGGCCGGCGTCGCAGTCGGCCTTGGCCTGGCGCCCGTTGCCGTCGCTCCCGAATTTCAGCGGCAGGGATTCGGCGGCGCCCTGATCACCGCCGGTCTGGCAATCGCACGACAGTCGGCCGCTCCGTTGGTCGTCGTCCTCGGCGACCCCGCGTACTACTCGCGCTTCGGATTCCGGCCCGCGTCGACCTGGAATCTCCACGACGAATACGGCGGCGGAGAGGCGTTTCAGGCGATTGTGTTTGACGAGTCGGCGGTCACCGCCGAAGGCGGACTCGTGCGGTATTCGCCGGAGTTTGCGATTTTTTCAGGTGAGTAA